Proteins encoded within one genomic window of Ignavibacteria bacterium:
- a CDS encoding tyrosine-type recombinase/integrase, giving the protein MATVIKRGNTLHISYYDPGKRKSVIKSTGLEATDANRKKAEAIAKKFQDELTKKGRELKKIGIKKITIRDAFEHFLTNNEGKHEKTKKDYLRFYSYFNKEFSENEPCTVITKLAVEEWLIKIKKLPLQQNSIHAIGKQLNHFLNFLFEYNYTQMFKINKEVRTRPERKKKITLSPADTKIIFEKLEAKTQEGEDATNKDAASDHSKSKKKKKTKVPKEDMGKNSNFKTLIYLAYYTGLRSSDMLTIKAEDIDLNARTISYYSPKRDVYRDIPFHADLLPILKARVEEVKAGPILNYTSVENLGRAVTRYFKDIGLSSKKYTARTFRKTFITLARARGIDASIVRELVGHEHQTTADRYYNDIQMQTMKKELKKFKRADQITESDIE; this is encoded by the coding sequence ATGGCAACAGTAATTAAACGCGGCAATACACTGCACATTTCATACTACGATCCAGGTAAACGAAAGTCTGTTATTAAGTCAACAGGGCTTGAGGCAACAGATGCAAACAGAAAGAAGGCAGAAGCAATAGCAAAAAAATTTCAGGATGAGTTGACAAAGAAGGGAAGGGAACTAAAAAAGATAGGAATAAAAAAGATTACAATCAGAGACGCTTTTGAACACTTCCTAACAAACAATGAAGGAAAGCATGAAAAAACAAAAAAGGATTATCTGAGATTCTACAGCTACTTTAACAAGGAGTTTAGTGAAAATGAGCCATGCACGGTTATAACCAAGCTGGCAGTTGAGGAGTGGTTAATTAAGATAAAGAAACTTCCTCTTCAGCAGAATTCAATTCATGCTATAGGTAAGCAGTTAAATCATTTTCTGAACTTCCTTTTTGAGTATAACTATACTCAAATGTTTAAGATAAACAAAGAGGTTCGAACAAGACCCGAAAGGAAAAAGAAAATAACCTTATCCCCGGCAGACACAAAGATTATTTTTGAGAAACTGGAAGCAAAGACTCAGGAAGGTGAAGATGCTACGAATAAAGATGCGGCATCGGATCATTCAAAATCAAAGAAAAAGAAGAAGACTAAAGTGCCAAAAGAAGATATGGGTAAAAATTCAAATTTTAAGACGCTCATTTATCTGGCCTATTATACCGGACTCAGGTCCAGCGACATGCTTACAATTAAAGCTGAAGATATAGACCTGAATGCGAGAACCATAAGCTACTACTCTCCTAAAAGAGATGTGTACAGAGATATCCCGTTCCATGCTGATCTCCTGCCTATACTCAAAGCCAGGGTTGAGGAAGTTAAAGCCGGACCAATTTTGAATTATACGAGTGTGGAAAATCTTGGCAGGGCTGTTACAAGATACTTTAAGGATATCGGACTTTCGAGCAAAAAGTATACTGCCAGGACTTTCAGAAAAACCTTTATTACACTTGCAAGAGCTCGTGGAATAGACGCCTCAATAGTTCGTGAGCTCGTAGGTCATGAACACCAGACCACAGCAGACAGGTATTATAACGATATTCAGATGCAGACAATGAAGAAGGAGCTTAAAAAGTTCAAAAGAGCGGATCAGATAACCGAGTCCGACATCGAGTAG